The following coding sequences lie in one Paracidovorax avenae genomic window:
- a CDS encoding ATP-binding protein — MATPTDAPAARQTIFRFRREYNAWVADESMEDYALRYTPKSFRRWSEFRVANTAFGSLSFLALEAIGGAIALNYGFANALWAILAVGVLIFLTGLPIAYCAARYGLDMDLLTRGAGFGYLGSTITSLIYAVFTFIFFALEAAIMALALQLVVDWPLQWCYVLSSLVILPLAMRGITLISRLQAWTQPLWLFLLLLPFVWIALAQPQLYRDFTSLSGLKSGSSQFDPLMFGSACAVIFSLVVQIGEQVDFLRFLPERTAANRWRWWGAVLVAGPGWIAMGMLKMAGGAFLAFAALQFEVGVHRAAEPTQMFLAGFQQVMQSLGLPGMAVAVTVLFVVVSQIKINLTNAYAGSLAWSNFFARITRSHPGRVVWLVFNVGIATLLMTLDVFGALEKVLAFYSNVAIAWVGALVADLVINKPLGLSPRGIEFRRAYLYDFNPVGLGAMVLAAAVACCAYAGLLGEAAAAFSPLIALALSMALSPLLAWWTGGRYYLARQPANGWAPGELVRCAVCENRFESEDMAGCPAYGAAICSLCCSLESRCHDRCKTGSRAADQLRGLATLLLPRAWAAKVNFRLGQYLMVLVSLCAALAFLIGVVYVQEGLETPAQFLRTPFLKVYALLALLAAVCAWWVVLSTDSRRMAQDESERQTQLLLQEIEAHKRTDAELQAARDRAEAANMAKTRYVAGMTHELRSPLNSILGYTQILQKGPPDAHALRDALSTIERSGRHMHALIDDSLELARIEAGRLRQVLAPLPLPELVRDVEGMLRPQAEAKGLAFAVEVLGAMPEWIRADAKRLRQILINLLSNAVRFTRQGEVRLRLDFRAHVARIEVIDTGIGIEPQDLERIFLPFERGSAGRRASEAGTGLGLTITHLLTELMGGQLSVRSTVGQGSTFTARLYLPAAAPDPAWQPAQAAALRPVVGYRPPRRTLLVVDDQPLQRQLLAGLLMPLGFDVREAASGRECLEIVRQSPPDLVLLDITMDDLDGWQTAALLRERLPAAALPIVFVSANQFDNDGARVAAQGCQGFVGKPVVESELLQALQSALGLQWLHDPAPQDMPRPAGAPSAHADAAAACAQPRPEPLPEPLREALHHLARSGQASALRARLRAARADHPGHAALLDPLDDAVGQLDFDRLTRLLREPEDDTDASA, encoded by the coding sequence ATGGCAACCCCCACCGATGCCCCTGCGGCCAGGCAGACGATCTTCCGTTTCCGGCGCGAATACAACGCCTGGGTGGCCGACGAGTCCATGGAGGACTACGCGCTGCGCTACACGCCCAAGAGCTTCCGGCGCTGGAGCGAATTCCGCGTGGCGAACACGGCCTTCGGCTCGCTCTCGTTCCTCGCGCTGGAGGCCATCGGCGGCGCCATCGCGCTCAACTACGGCTTCGCCAACGCGCTCTGGGCGATCCTCGCGGTGGGCGTGCTGATCTTCCTCACCGGCCTGCCGATCGCCTACTGCGCCGCGCGCTACGGGCTGGACATGGACCTGCTCACGCGCGGCGCGGGCTTCGGCTACCTGGGCTCGACCATCACCTCGCTGATCTACGCGGTGTTCACCTTCATCTTCTTCGCGCTGGAGGCGGCCATCATGGCCCTCGCCCTGCAACTGGTGGTGGACTGGCCGCTGCAGTGGTGCTACGTGCTTTCCTCGCTCGTCATCCTGCCGCTCGCCATGCGCGGCATCACGCTGATCTCGCGCCTGCAGGCCTGGACGCAGCCGCTCTGGCTCTTTTTGCTGCTGCTGCCCTTCGTGTGGATCGCGCTCGCGCAGCCGCAGCTCTACCGCGACTTCACCAGCCTCTCGGGCCTCAAGAGCGGCAGCAGCCAGTTCGATCCGCTCATGTTCGGCTCGGCCTGCGCGGTGATCTTCTCGCTGGTGGTGCAGATCGGCGAGCAGGTGGACTTCCTGCGCTTCCTGCCCGAGCGCACCGCCGCCAACCGCTGGCGCTGGTGGGGCGCGGTGCTGGTGGCCGGGCCGGGCTGGATCGCCATGGGCATGCTCAAGATGGCGGGCGGCGCCTTCCTCGCGTTCGCGGCGCTGCAGTTCGAGGTGGGCGTGCACCGCGCGGCCGAGCCCACGCAGATGTTCCTGGCCGGCTTCCAGCAGGTGATGCAGTCGCTGGGCCTGCCCGGCATGGCGGTGGCCGTGACGGTGCTGTTCGTCGTCGTCTCGCAGATCAAGATCAACCTCACCAACGCCTATGCGGGCTCGCTCGCCTGGTCCAACTTCTTCGCGCGCATCACGCGCAGCCACCCGGGGCGCGTGGTGTGGCTGGTGTTCAACGTGGGCATCGCCACGCTGCTGATGACGCTGGACGTGTTCGGCGCGCTGGAGAAGGTGCTGGCCTTCTACAGCAACGTGGCCATCGCCTGGGTGGGCGCGCTGGTGGCCGACCTGGTCATCAACAAGCCGCTGGGCCTCTCGCCGCGCGGCATCGAGTTCCGCCGCGCCTATCTCTACGACTTCAACCCCGTGGGACTGGGCGCCATGGTGCTGGCCGCCGCCGTGGCCTGCTGCGCCTATGCGGGCCTGCTGGGCGAGGCCGCGGCGGCCTTCTCGCCCCTCATCGCGCTGGCCCTGTCGATGGCGCTTTCGCCGCTGCTGGCGTGGTGGACGGGCGGGCGCTACTACCTGGCCCGCCAGCCCGCCAACGGCTGGGCGCCGGGCGAGCTGGTGCGCTGCGCCGTGTGCGAGAACCGCTTCGAGTCCGAGGACATGGCCGGCTGCCCGGCCTACGGCGCGGCCATCTGCTCGCTGTGCTGCTCGCTCGAATCGCGCTGCCACGACCGCTGCAAGACCGGTTCCCGCGCGGCCGACCAGCTGCGCGGGCTGGCCACGCTGCTGCTGCCGCGCGCCTGGGCGGCCAAGGTGAATTTCCGGCTCGGCCAGTACCTGATGGTGCTGGTGTCGCTGTGCGCGGCCCTCGCCTTCCTGATCGGCGTGGTCTATGTGCAGGAGGGGCTGGAGACGCCCGCGCAGTTCCTGCGCACGCCCTTCCTCAAGGTCTATGCCCTGCTCGCGCTGCTGGCCGCCGTGTGCGCGTGGTGGGTGGTGCTCAGCACCGACAGCCGGCGCATGGCGCAGGACGAATCCGAACGCCAGACCCAGCTGCTGCTGCAGGAGATCGAGGCGCACAAGCGCACCGACGCCGAGCTGCAGGCCGCGCGCGACCGCGCCGAGGCCGCCAACATGGCCAAGACCCGCTACGTGGCCGGCATGACGCACGAGCTGCGCTCGCCGCTCAACAGCATCCTGGGCTACACGCAGATCCTGCAGAAGGGCCCGCCGGACGCGCATGCCCTGCGCGACGCGCTCTCCACCATCGAGCGCAGCGGCCGGCACATGCATGCGCTGATCGACGACTCGCTGGAACTCGCGCGCATCGAGGCCGGCCGGCTGCGGCAGGTGCTCGCCCCGCTGCCGCTGCCCGAGCTGGTGCGCGACGTCGAAGGCATGCTGCGCCCGCAGGCCGAGGCCAAGGGCCTGGCCTTCGCCGTGGAGGTGCTGGGTGCGATGCCCGAATGGATCCGCGCTGACGCCAAGCGCCTGCGGCAGATCCTCATCAACCTGCTGTCCAACGCAGTGCGCTTCACCCGCCAGGGCGAAGTGCGGCTGCGGCTGGACTTCCGCGCGCACGTGGCGCGCATCGAGGTCATCGACACCGGCATCGGCATCGAGCCGCAGGACCTCGAACGCATCTTCCTGCCCTTCGAGCGCGGCAGCGCCGGCCGCCGCGCCAGCGAGGCCGGCACCGGCCTGGGCCTGACCATCACCCACCTGCTGACCGAACTCATGGGCGGCCAGCTCAGCGTGCGCAGCACCGTGGGCCAGGGCAGCACCTTCACCGCACGCCTCTATCTGCCCGCCGCCGCGCCCGACCCGGCCTGGCAGCCCGCGCAGGCCGCCGCCCTGCGGCCCGTGGTGGGCTACCGGCCGCCGCGCCGCACCCTGCTGGTGGTGGACGACCAGCCGCTGCAGCGCCAGCTGCTCGCCGGCCTGCTGATGCCGCTGGGCTTCGACGTGCGCGAAGCCGCGAGCGGCCGCGAATGCCTGGAGATCGTGCGCCAGTCGCCGCCCGACCTGGTCCTGCTGGACATCACCATGGACGATCTCGACGGCTGGCAGACCGCCGCGCTGCTGCGCGAGCGCCTGCCAGCTGCGGCGCTGCCCATCGTCTTCGTCTCCGCCAACCAGTTCGACAACGACGGCGCGCGCGTGGCCGCCCAGGGCTGCCAGGGCTTCGTGGGCAAGCCGGTGGTCGAATCGGAACTGCTGCAGGCCCTGCAGTCCGCGCTGGGCCTGCAGTGGCTGCACGACCCGGCGCCGCAGGACATGCCCCGCCCCGCCGGCGCCCCTTCGGCGCACGCCGATGCCGCGGCGGCTTGCGCACAGCCGCGGCCGGAACCACTGCCGGAGCCATTGCGGGAGGCACTGCACCACCTGGCCCGCTCCGGCCAGGCCTCCGCGCTGCGCGCCCGGCTGCGCGCGGCCCGGGCCGACCACCCCGGCCACGCCGCGCTGCTGGACCCCCTGGATGACGCGGTCGGCCAGCTGGACTTCGACCGGCTCACCCGGCTGCTGCGCGAACCCGAAGACGACACCGATGCATCCGCCTGA